The segment GGCAACCTGAGCTGGCCAAGACAGTGGCAGCAGCTCCAGTCCCTTTGTAACTGAATCACTAACACTAACTTCCCCAGCTATTTTCTCTTCCTACATTTGGGGACTGCGCCTGCGCAGTTACCCTCCGTCTTCTCATTGGCTGCCGTCGGCCCACGTTGCGCCTGCGCAGGGGCGGCATCGCAGGTGCGCTTCATACTACGCTTGCGCAGTTACCCTCCGTCTTCCCATTGGCTGTCGCCGGCCTAGCTGCGCCTGCGCGGGGGCGGGTCCGCAGATACTCCCCACTGTGCGCCTGCGCAGTTACCCTCCGTCTTCCCATTGGCTGCCGCCTACCCATCCGCGCCTGCGCGGGCGTCCTCAGCCCGCGACCTCCAGGACTTTCCCAGCATCCCCCTCTACGGTCGTCATGGCGGGCAGGCAGACAGGTAGGCGGCCGGGGGGCGGCCGGGAGGgtcgcgcggggccggggggcggcggaGCATGGACAGCCGTGGGCGTCTGGGCTCCTCTGCTCTAGTTCCCCTTCCCTGGGGCCGGCCGCTGGCCTGGGCGGCGTTTCCTCGGTCCTGGTCCCTCTTAGTCTCCCCGGTGCCCGGAGcgtccctgggggcgggggccagcggcagggggtggggggcggctggaCACTCGGCATTTCCCCAGTTGGACACGCATGGTGTGGACTCGGTGCCGTTGGGACCAgcggccccggctcctccccggcgCGGGCTGACTCTGACCTTGGCCGGCCTGGCTTCTCTGCCGGCctctctgattctgtcttttttttttttttttttctggtgggggcttttgggtcacacccggcgatgctcagggcttcctcctggctcggcgctcaggaatcacccccggggGTGCTCgggcaaggccaacgccctccccgctgccctgtcgctcCGGCCCGAGTTTGTTTTCTCCTGGTGCTCAGCACTGAAGCTCAggtgtgcacggcaagtgctgCCGCTGAGCTCTGCCTCTGGCCCAGAAACTTCACTCTCAGCTCGTGAGTCTGAGGGTGCCCACGGGGTACTCCCACACTAcgtgggggacactggtgccggGGGACATCAGGATCGAACCCGGCCCCCAGCGCGCAAGACCTGCGCATTATCTCTTTATCTCCGTGACCCAGTTTAGCTGTTTTCAATAACAGCATATAAAGCATTTACATTGTGGctcttctgtttgtttattttttgttgttttggttttttttggcttttggggtcatacccagcaatgctcaggggtcacgcctggcagttctcagaggagatgctggggatcagaccggGTCAGCTGTTTATGCAAggtcaacgccctccccgctgtcctatcaccccGGCCTCTGTgcttctcatttttaaaagactaaagcAATAGCAGGATGGTCATTGTGGGCCCAAGTACCTTGGACCATGCAGGGCAGTGTGTAGACATGGAGTCTTGCCTTCTGACCGctgcatttacttattttaaaaatcgcTGTGATAGACCTGTTACAAACAAACTGCTTATTTGTTTGCAGTCAGAAAGAAAACGActgcaggagggaagctgggcaaGTCGTGAGGGAGAAGGCGCATGCACACAGAGAAGGGCCCACAAGCCCGTGGTGCCCAGTTGCCACAATTTCTTCACACTTGTTTCTgatctgctgtgctcaggaggctgtgGGGAAGGCGGGGTGCTGGCAGAAAGAGACCTGGCCTCCCTTCTTTGGTTCGGGGCTGATTGGAGCTCGGGCACATTTGTCCGGCTGCATCCATGGGActgcctgggtgggggggggaagcatTGTTTGCTatgctgttgtttatttgtttggttttggggtcacacccggcagtgctcagggcttactcctggctctgcactcaggaatcactcgtgctggtgctcaagggaccatctggtgctggggatggaatgaaGGTCCGCtagatgtaaggcaagtgccctgcccggcCTGCTCTGGCTCCTGCCAGTCACAGAGGGCGGCCAAGTAGAATCAAGGGCAGGTGGAAGGGACGTTGGGGAGGGTGCCCACATGCGCCCGCTCCCTGGGGAAGAAGAGTGGCCATTGCACCCTGCAGTCCCTTCCCCGGCCAGCCTTGCTGGGCCCTGCAGTCCcggcccagctctgtgctcctcgGGCCCTTCTCTTTGTGCCTTTTCCCTCGTGACTTGGCCAGTTTCCCTCGTTTCACCTGCAGTCATTTTTGTACAGAGTCAAAATAAGCAGTTTGTTTGTAGGgtcctatctcacagtgattcactaaataatttaattaaataagcaGTTTGTGACTCTGGTTGACATTGAATTCGAACTTTGAAGAGGAAATTCCTTCCCATTTGCGCTGTCACAAGGTCACAGGTGAGAGTTACTTTGCAGTCTGTGGGGAGCAGCAGCCACTAACCCCAGCCCTTTTGTTCTTATCAGTCCAAGCCTCAGGCCGATGGCTGGAGGGCCTTCGGAAATGGTATTACAACGCAGCGGGCTTCAACAAGCTGGGTGAGTATCTGCTTTTCTTCTGGGACCAGCTGGTGTGTCTTCAGAGGGTTGTGCTTTTATAGAAGTTATTTTGATTTAGGAGATTGTTCACTTGTCCCTATGTGCATTAGAAGATGCTTTTAATTAGGCCCCATTATAGTCTGTCAACCcatttcttttttactgttttaagAAAGAGTGCTGAAATCATTTCAGGAGAAAACGACCTCAGGCTTTATTcgtctgtgtgtgttgtgggtcTTTAACAAATGAAGGAATTAGTGGTGCTCTCTCTGGGGATAGTGTAACAGGCATGGGCTTTGTTTCGTCTTTTCTTTGCTTGTGAAATGAGTATCGCTTTATTGGAGATCACTGTGTAAGTTTAAAATAAGTGATACCTGTATTCAAATATGGAAACTGGGCATTTCCTTCTGGTTCTTTTgcttagcatttaaaaaatccaGTTACAGGAACTTTGAAAGTAAAGATTATGAGATGTTTGACTTTTATGACCTTCATATTCCTAATGCTTGAACtcttaagatttcttttttgttttgtgtttgtggcCCCGGCTGTCAGTGGTGCCCGGAGGCCACTTCTGGCGTGGTGTGTGTAGGGGTCGTTTTGGCAGTGTGAAGAGGGCCGTGAGCCAGGGCTCAGGTGCACGCCCACTCGTGCGGGCGCTCCAGCCTACAAGGTTATCTCATACTATTAGAACTTGGTGGAAGTGTTGTTCAGTGACCTATtacttgttgttttgggggcacaccccgctgtgctcaggggtcacgtctGGAGGAGCTTGGAgtccctatggaatgccaggatcgaaccagggtcaaccgCGCGCTAGTCAAATGCCTGTcccactgtcctgtcgctccagcccctaactctgGGCCATCGACACTCATCCTTGGTTCACTTGGAAAGATGAGTTTGCTGTCTAAACACTCCTGACTTGCAGCGTGCCTGCTCTGGTTTCCGTCGCAGGGCTAATGCGTGATGATACGATATATGAGGACGAGGACGTGAAGGAGGCCATCAGGAGGCTGCCCGAGAACCTGTACAACGACAGGATGTTCCGCATCAAGAGGGCCCTGGACCTGACCGTGAGGGCGCAGATCCTGCCCAAGGAGCAGTGGACAAAATATGAGGAGGTGGGCGCCTCTGGGACCCACGGGGTTAGGACGGGCCATTGGTCTGGGTGCCACTCTGGCTTCTACAGCCGTGTCCAGTACGCGTCCTCCCAGCTGAGGCCACGGTCGCTGAGTCTAAAGTCCTGTGccccacctcagccctgcagaGAGGGCGCTGGGACTGTGGCAGCCCGGGCTCACGGGCTAACACTCTGCCACTCACCCAGACCTTCCTTCGACCCCATCAGAGCAGCTGTTACACGTCCTGTggcttttcacattttaaaaagacacacTTCTTAGCTCAAGACTGTGCTTGGTTGAA is part of the Sorex araneus isolate mSorAra2 chromosome 2, mSorAra2.pri, whole genome shotgun sequence genome and harbors:
- the LOC101558821 gene encoding cytochrome b-c1 complex subunit 7; its protein translation is MAGRQTVQASGRWLEGLRKWYYNAAGFNKLGLMRDDTIYEDEDVKEAIRRLPENLYNDRMFRIKRALDLTVRAQILPKEQWTKYEEDKFYLEPYLKEVIRERKEREEWAKK